One Nitrospira sp. DNA window includes the following coding sequences:
- a CDS encoding Mobile element protein, with amino-acid sequence MGYATTNGSESVCCSLAGLAKSVVRRRTIWLFVEAVLYRYRAGIPWRDLPERFGDWKNTHRRFSRWAERGVWERVFQQLSRDADNEYAMIDSTIVRAHQHSAGARKKNGPQAIGRSKGGLSTKIHATVDALGNPLGVHLSAGQASDLEGADVLLPQIHAPILIADKGYDADARVVKPLTEGGIQAVIPPRSNRHTRRTYDRALYKARHLIENFFAKLKPFRCLATRYDKTARNFLAALHLAASVIWLI; translated from the coding sequence ATGGGTTACGCGACGACCAATGGGAGCGAATCGGTGTGTTGCTCCCTGGCCGGGTTGGCCAAGTCGGTCGTCCGGCGACGGACAATCTGGCTCTTCGTTGAAGCGGTTCTCTACCGCTACCGGGCCGGCATTCCCTGGCGCGACTTACCGGAGCGGTTTGGCGACTGGAAGAATACCCATCGCCGGTTTAGTCGCTGGGCGGAGCGTGGTGTGTGGGAGCGTGTGTTTCAGCAGCTAAGTCGTGATGCGGATAACGAGTACGCGATGATCGACAGCACCATTGTGCGGGCTCATCAGCACAGCGCCGGCGCGCGAAAAAAAAACGGGCCGCAAGCCATTGGGCGGAGCAAAGGCGGGTTGAGTACCAAGATTCATGCGACGGTGGATGCCTTGGGTAATCCGCTCGGCGTTCATTTGTCAGCGGGACAGGCCAGTGATCTGGAGGGCGCAGATGTGTTGCTCCCGCAGATACACGCTCCTATCTTGATTGCTGACAAGGGATACGATGCGGATGCGCGTGTGGTCAAACCGTTGACAGAGGGCGGCATACAGGCTGTCATTCCGCCGCGGAGCAATCGTCACACGCGGCGAACGTATGACCGTGCCTTGTACAAGGCACGGCATTTGATCGAGAACTTCTTTGCCAAACTCAAGCCATTCCGCTGCCTCGCCACCCGCTATGACAAAACTGCCCGGAACTTCTTGGCGGCCCTGCACCTCGCCGCCTCAGTCATTTGGTTGATTTGA
- a CDS encoding sodium/calcium exchanger membrane region, whose product MLPLTTSDQQNASLLRFPNRHNMNRRHWSLGEWLLILPAGTAGLFFVYGHEWSSDLSNPVRLGAMLGWLLCVIILAAFAVLRHAEHLATRLGEPMGTVILTLSVTGIEVMMIAAFMYTGSGNASLARDAMFAVVMIVLNGMVGLSLLLGGLRYHEQTYNLQGANAFLAVIVPLAVLGLVMPSYTISSPGPTYSPHQSIFLIVMSLGLYGVFLAIQNLRHRDYFMAPRAIGKRKTALLHLPHPPPPGTSVWFHTILLFAYLLPLVVLSEHMAVPMDHALRLWQLPPALGGVLVAVLVLAPESLGAVRAALANQLQRSVNILLGSVLASISLTIPSVLAIGFFTKSTIILGLDTVDTILLILTFVISMLTFAVRRTNVLLGAVHLLLFWAYVMLIFEK is encoded by the coding sequence ATGTTGCCCCTCACGACATCCGATCAACAGAACGCGTCGCTGCTGCGCTTTCCAAATCGTCATAATATGAATCGACGTCACTGGTCCCTTGGCGAATGGCTGCTGATCCTCCCCGCCGGAACCGCCGGCCTGTTCTTCGTATATGGCCATGAATGGTCGAGCGATCTCTCGAATCCCGTTCGATTGGGCGCCATGCTCGGATGGCTCTTGTGCGTGATCATCCTCGCAGCCTTTGCCGTGCTGCGCCATGCGGAACACCTCGCGACGAGGCTGGGCGAACCGATGGGCACCGTCATCCTAACCCTGTCGGTCACCGGGATCGAGGTAATGATGATCGCCGCCTTCATGTATACCGGGTCGGGCAATGCGTCGCTCGCACGGGATGCCATGTTTGCCGTCGTGATGATCGTCCTGAACGGCATGGTCGGCCTCTCGCTCCTGCTCGGCGGCCTGCGGTATCACGAGCAGACCTACAATCTCCAGGGAGCCAACGCCTTTCTTGCGGTCATCGTCCCGTTGGCGGTCTTGGGGCTCGTGATGCCGAGTTACACGATCTCTTCACCGGGCCCCACCTACTCACCCCATCAATCCATTTTTCTGATCGTGATGTCCTTGGGATTGTACGGGGTCTTCCTCGCGATTCAGAACCTCCGCCACCGCGACTATTTCATGGCGCCCCGGGCGATCGGCAAACGCAAGACTGCGCTCCTTCACTTGCCCCACCCTCCTCCCCCCGGCACCTCCGTCTGGTTCCACACGATTCTGCTCTTCGCCTATCTCCTCCCTCTCGTCGTGCTGTCGGAACACATGGCCGTACCGATGGACCATGCGCTTCGACTGTGGCAACTTCCCCCCGCTCTTGGCGGCGTCCTGGTGGCCGTGCTCGTGCTGGCGCCGGAATCCCTGGGTGCGGTCCGCGCCGCTCTCGCCAACCAGTTGCAACGCTCCGTCAATATCCTGTTGGGGTCGGTCCTCGCCAGTATCAGCCTCACGATTCCCTCGGTGCTCGCCATCGGATTTTTTACCAAATCGACGATCATTCTCGGCCTGGACACGGTCGATACCATTCTGCTCATCCTGACCTTCGTCATCAGCATGCTGACGTTCGCCGTCCGACGCACCAACGTGCTCTTGGGCGCTGTCCACTTGCTCCTGTTTTGGGCCTATGTCATGCTGATCTTCGAGAAGTGA
- a CDS encoding Two-component transcriptional response regulator, AtoC family has product MSGTKHRVFTILLVEGNAGDVDMFLRTVEQELPRHEDEQVELVINATAEGALERLQQQPIDLIIADVRLPGMSGIELLRRVQDMNRRIPVIIVSWINATDTVIDAMRHGAFDYIVKPYETMDLATRIHRAMRMSEILLQAVPDEPAAPRIPFKNLVGVSAPIRNVMAMIEAIAKVPSTTLIIGETGTGKELIAKAIHERSLDCDGPFQVVDCTTFAEGTVESELFGHVRGAFTGAVADKTGLIESGRHGTVFLDEIGDLPANLQAKLLRVLEEGEVRAVGSTQQRKVNVRFIAATNQDLAEKVKRNEFRKDLFFRLNVMVIRVPPLRERTEDVPVLARHFMARYAKEFTKHVEDLHPSAVTELVAYPWPGNVRELRNVMERAVMLAKGDRIGLADVAGMLAVPDERQRESIDEDYLHLPYAKAKEQVLEAFNRRYISTKLTIHRGNVTHAAQDAGLPRSYFHEIMRRYTKDEK; this is encoded by the coding sequence ATGTCGGGCACCAAACATAGAGTTTTCACCATCTTGCTGGTCGAAGGCAACGCCGGGGACGTGGATATGTTCCTGCGGACCGTCGAGCAGGAGCTGCCGCGCCATGAAGACGAGCAGGTCGAGCTGGTCATCAATGCCACGGCCGAAGGCGCGCTGGAACGTCTGCAACAACAGCCGATCGACCTGATCATCGCCGACGTTCGTTTACCCGGCATGAGCGGCATCGAGCTCCTACGGCGCGTGCAGGATATGAACCGGCGCATTCCCGTCATCATCGTCAGTTGGATCAATGCGACCGACACGGTCATCGATGCCATGCGGCACGGGGCCTTCGACTACATCGTCAAACCCTACGAAACCATGGATCTGGCGACGCGCATTCATCGGGCCATGCGCATGTCTGAAATCTTATTGCAGGCCGTTCCCGATGAGCCAGCCGCTCCCCGCATTCCCTTCAAGAACCTCGTCGGGGTCAGCGCCCCCATCAGAAACGTCATGGCGATGATCGAAGCCATCGCCAAGGTCCCCTCGACGACGTTGATTATCGGAGAAACCGGTACGGGCAAAGAACTGATCGCGAAGGCGATCCATGAGCGGAGTCTCGATTGCGACGGACCGTTTCAAGTCGTCGACTGCACCACCTTCGCGGAAGGCACCGTGGAAAGCGAGCTGTTCGGCCACGTGCGCGGCGCATTCACTGGCGCCGTGGCCGACAAGACCGGCTTGATCGAGTCAGGAAGGCACGGCACCGTCTTCCTCGATGAAATCGGCGACCTCCCCGCCAATCTCCAAGCCAAACTATTGCGCGTCTTGGAAGAAGGCGAGGTCCGGGCCGTCGGCAGCACGCAGCAGAGGAAAGTCAACGTCCGCTTCATCGCGGCCACCAACCAGGACCTGGCCGAGAAGGTCAAGCGGAACGAGTTCAGGAAAGACCTTTTCTTTCGCCTGAATGTCATGGTGATCCGCGTACCGCCCCTGCGCGAACGCACGGAAGACGTCCCCGTCCTCGCACGTCACTTCATGGCCCGCTATGCCAAGGAGTTTACGAAACACGTGGAGGATCTCCATCCGTCGGCGGTCACCGAGCTGGTCGCCTACCCCTGGCCGGGAAACGTCCGAGAGCTGCGAAATGTGATGGAGCGGGCCGTGATGCTCGCGAAGGGCGATCGTATCGGCTTGGCCGACGTGGCCGGCATGCTGGCGGTTCCCGACGAACGCCAGCGAGAGTCCATCGATGAAGACTACCTGCATCTTCCTTACGCCAAGGCCAAAGAACAGGTGTTGGAAGCCTTCAACCGGCGGTACATCTCGACCAAACTGACGATCCACCGAGGTAATGTCACCCACGCCGCTCAGGATGCCGGCCTTCCGCGCTCTTATTTCCATGAAATCATGCGTCGCTATACAAAAGATGAAAAATAG
- a CDS encoding Respiratory nitrate reductase alpha chain, whose protein sequence is MQVSVSRRQFLKISAGTVAAVAVADKVLALTALQPVIEVGNPLGEYPDRSWERVYHDQYRYDSSFTWCCSPNDTHGCRIRAFVRNGVVMRVEQNYDHQTYEDLYGNRGTFAHNPRMCLKGFTFHRRVYGPYRLKGPLMRKGWKQWMDDGSPELTPDVKRKYKFDSRFLDDLNRVSWDTAFTYVAKACILIATRYSGEAGARRLREQGYAPEMIEMMKGAGVRCFKHRAGMPVLGIIGKMMNTRFNGGCLPLLDSWIRKVDPDKAQGGKYYSNYTWHGDQDPSHPFWNGTQNCDVDLSDMRFSKLNTSWGKNFVENKMPEAHWKLESIERGARIVVITPEYNPTAYRADYWIPLRPETDGANFLGASKIIFDENLQDIDYIKEFTDLPLLIRTDTLQYLDPRDVIPDYKFPDFSKSYSGRIQSLKPEQVERLGGMMVWDLAKNQAVPLHREQCGFHFKESGIDVGLTGTHRVKLANGREIDVMPLYQMYQVHLQDYDLDTTHQITRAPKDLLVRWARDSGTIKPAAMHNGEGVCHYFHMTEMGRAAAFVMTITGNIGKFGTGCHTWSGNYKAGIWNAVPWSGAGLAVHTGEDPFNLTLDPNAHGKEIKTRSYYYGEEVGYWNHGDTALIVNTPKYGRKVFTGKTHMPCASKVRWVTNVNILNNAKHHYDMVKNVDPNIEMIVTQDIEMTSDVNHADVAFACNSWMEFTYPEMTGTVSNPWIQIWKGGIRPLYDTRNDADTFAGVAAKLSEMTGDARFRGVFHFVYMNRVDVYPQRMLDASSTCYGYSADVMLKSEKGWMVMGRTYPRHPLWEETNESKPQWTRSGRIETYRVEPEAIEYGENFIVHREGPECTPYLPNAIFSNNPFIRPDDYGIPITAQHHDDKHVRNLKLPWQEIKRHPNPLWEKGYQFYCVTPKTRHRVHSQWSVNDWVQIYESNFGDPYRMDKRTPGVGEHQLHINPQAAKDRGINDGDYVFVDGNPVDRPYRGWKPSDPFYKVSRLMIRAKYNPAYPYHVTMAKHAPYVSTAKSVKGHETRPDGRAIAVDTGYQSNFRYGAQQSFTRSWLMPMHQTDSLPGKHTIAWKFKWGYAIDHHGINTTPKECLIRITKAEDGGIGARGPWEPVRTGFTPGQENEFMIKWLKGEHIKIKV, encoded by the coding sequence ATGCAGGTTTCCGTTTCACGGAGACAGTTTCTCAAAATCTCGGCGGGAACCGTCGCGGCAGTGGCCGTGGCGGACAAAGTCCTCGCGCTGACCGCGTTGCAACCGGTCATCGAGGTTGGAAACCCGCTGGGCGAGTACCCGGACCGGTCGTGGGAGCGCGTCTATCACGATCAGTACCGGTATGACTCGTCCTTTACGTGGTGCTGCTCGCCGAACGACACCCACGGTTGCCGCATCCGGGCCTTCGTCCGGAACGGCGTCGTGATGCGCGTCGAGCAGAACTATGACCACCAGACCTACGAAGACCTCTACGGCAACCGCGGCACGTTCGCCCATAACCCGCGCATGTGCTTGAAGGGGTTCACCTTCCACCGGCGCGTGTACGGCCCGTATCGCTTGAAGGGGCCGTTGATGCGCAAGGGGTGGAAGCAGTGGATGGACGACGGCTCGCCGGAGCTGACGCCCGACGTGAAGCGCAAATACAAATTCGACAGCCGGTTTCTCGACGACCTCAACCGGGTCTCCTGGGATACGGCCTTCACCTATGTGGCCAAGGCGTGCATCCTCATCGCGACCCGCTACAGCGGCGAAGCCGGCGCGCGGCGTCTCCGGGAGCAGGGCTATGCACCGGAAATGATCGAGATGATGAAGGGCGCGGGCGTGCGCTGCTTCAAGCATCGGGCCGGTATGCCGGTGCTCGGCATTATCGGAAAGATGATGAACACCCGCTTCAACGGCGGATGCCTGCCGTTGCTGGATTCCTGGATCCGCAAGGTTGATCCGGATAAGGCACAAGGTGGAAAGTACTATTCCAACTACACCTGGCACGGCGACCAAGATCCATCCCATCCGTTCTGGAACGGCACCCAGAACTGCGACGTGGACCTGTCCGACATGCGGTTCTCCAAGCTGAACACCAGCTGGGGCAAGAACTTTGTCGAGAACAAGATGCCGGAAGCGCACTGGAAGCTCGAGTCGATCGAGCGCGGCGCACGGATCGTCGTCATTACGCCGGAATACAACCCCACGGCATACCGAGCCGACTACTGGATTCCCCTTCGGCCGGAGACCGACGGTGCCAACTTCCTCGGTGCCAGCAAGATTATCTTCGACGAAAATCTGCAGGACATCGACTACATCAAGGAATTTACCGACTTGCCTCTCCTCATTCGGACGGATACCCTTCAGTATCTCGATCCGCGTGACGTGATTCCGGATTACAAGTTCCCGGATTTTTCCAAGAGCTATTCGGGACGCATCCAGTCGTTGAAGCCGGAGCAAGTTGAACGGCTTGGCGGCATGATGGTGTGGGACCTGGCGAAGAACCAAGCAGTCCCTCTACACCGCGAACAGTGCGGCTTCCACTTCAAGGAGAGCGGTATCGACGTAGGCCTGACCGGCACCCATCGGGTGAAGCTGGCCAATGGCCGCGAAATCGACGTCATGCCGCTTTATCAGATGTATCAGGTGCACCTCCAGGACTACGACCTGGATACGACGCACCAAATCACGCGGGCGCCGAAGGACCTGTTGGTCCGCTGGGCGCGTGATTCAGGCACGATCAAGCCGGCCGCCATGCACAACGGCGAAGGCGTCTGTCACTATTTCCACATGACGGAAATGGGTCGTGCGGCCGCATTCGTGATGACCATCACGGGTAACATCGGGAAGTTCGGAACCGGTTGCCATACCTGGTCCGGCAACTACAAAGCCGGTATCTGGAACGCCGTTCCGTGGTCTGGTGCGGGCCTCGCGGTGCATACCGGTGAGGATCCGTTCAATCTGACCTTGGATCCGAACGCCCACGGCAAAGAGATCAAGACCAGATCGTACTACTATGGTGAAGAAGTGGGATACTGGAACCATGGTGATACGGCCTTGATCGTCAATACGCCGAAGTACGGACGCAAGGTGTTCACCGGCAAGACTCACATGCCTTGCGCCAGCAAAGTCCGTTGGGTCACCAACGTGAACATCCTCAACAACGCCAAGCACCACTACGACATGGTGAAGAACGTCGATCCGAACATCGAGATGATCGTCACACAAGACATCGAGATGACCTCGGACGTCAACCATGCGGACGTGGCGTTTGCGTGTAACTCGTGGATGGAGTTCACCTATCCGGAAATGACCGGCACGGTATCCAACCCGTGGATTCAGATCTGGAAAGGTGGGATCCGTCCGCTGTACGACACCCGCAACGACGCCGACACCTTTGCCGGCGTGGCAGCGAAGCTGTCAGAAATGACCGGCGATGCCCGGTTCCGCGGTGTCTTCCACTTCGTCTACATGAACCGCGTCGATGTCTATCCGCAGCGGATGCTGGATGCCAGCTCCACCTGCTACGGGTACAGCGCCGACGTCATGTTGAAGTCGGAAAAGGGGTGGATGGTGATGGGTCGTACCTATCCGCGGCATCCGCTCTGGGAAGAGACCAACGAGTCCAAGCCCCAGTGGACGCGGTCTGGCCGCATCGAGACCTACCGTGTCGAGCCGGAAGCCATCGAGTACGGAGAAAACTTCATCGTACACCGGGAAGGCCCGGAGTGTACGCCGTACTTGCCGAATGCGATTTTCTCGAACAATCCGTTCATTCGGCCGGACGATTATGGGATTCCCATCACGGCACAGCACCATGACGACAAACATGTGCGGAACCTCAAGCTGCCGTGGCAGGAAATCAAGCGGCATCCGAACCCGTTGTGGGAGAAGGGCTACCAGTTCTACTGTGTCACGCCCAAGACCCGGCACCGGGTGCACAGCCAATGGTCGGTGAACGACTGGGTGCAGATCTACGAGTCGAACTTCGGCGATCCGTACCGCATGGACAAACGGACACCGGGTGTCGGCGAACACCAGTTGCACATCAACCCGCAGGCGGCGAAAGACCGCGGCATCAACGACGGCGACTATGTCTTTGTCGACGGCAACCCGGTGGACCGGCCCTATCGCGGCTGGAAGCCCTCGGATCCGTTCTACAAGGTGTCCCGTTTGATGATCCGGGCCAAGTACAACCCTGCCTATCCGTACCACGTGACGATGGCGAAACATGCCCCGTACGTGTCGACGGCGAAGTCGGTGAAGGGCCACGAGACGCGGCCGGACGGGCGCGCCATCGCGGTGGATACCGGCTATCAGTCCAACTTCCGGTACGGCGCCCAACAGTCGTTTACCAGGAGCTGGTTGATGCCGATGCACCAGACCGACTCACTCCCCGGCAAACACACGATTGCCTGGAAGTTCAAGTGGGGGTATGCCATCGATCACCATGGCATCAACACGACTCCGAAGGAATGTCTGATCCGCATCACCAAGGCGGAAGACGGCGGCATCGGAGCCCGTGGTCCGTGGGAACCGGTCCGGACCGGCTTCACGCCGGGTCAGGAAAACGAGTTCATGATCAAGTGGCTCAAGGGTGAACATATCAAGATCAAGGTCTAG
- a CDS encoding Respiratory nitrate reductase beta chain has protein sequence MPEVYNWQLGRKMLYPYEERHPKWQFAFVFNINRCLACQTCSMADKSTWLFSKGQEYMWWNNVETKPYGGYPQFYDVKITQLIEQVNPGGQVWNVRVGRKHHAPYGVFEGMTIFDAGAKVGQAAIGYIPTDQEWRFVNIYEDTATSMRAIVENIDKSGFTRDEPWRLSGSSLPEHETYFFYLQRICNHCTYPGCLAACPRKAIYKRPEDGIVLIDQNRCRGYKKCVEQCPFKKPMYRGTTRVSEKCIACYPRIEGKDPLTGGEPMETRCMAACVGKIRMQSLVRIGEDGLWAEDRWHPLYYAIRVEQVALPLYPQWGTEPNGFYIPPRHAPRGYNRQMFGPGVDNAIEKYLVPSRELLAVLQLWRASQQIIFRYDVIPGPKVFETQIHGKRFDMYNDTVLGFNKSGKEVARIQVEEPIYIRPAERVNWL, from the coding sequence ATGCCAGAAGTCTATAACTGGCAACTGGGACGGAAGATGCTGTATCCGTATGAGGAGCGGCATCCGAAGTGGCAGTTTGCCTTTGTGTTCAACATCAATCGCTGTTTGGCTTGTCAGACCTGTTCGATGGCCGACAAGTCGACCTGGCTCTTCTCGAAGGGGCAGGAGTACATGTGGTGGAACAACGTGGAGACGAAGCCGTACGGCGGGTATCCGCAGTTCTACGACGTGAAGATCACCCAGCTCATCGAGCAAGTGAATCCGGGCGGGCAGGTGTGGAACGTGCGGGTGGGCCGCAAGCACCATGCGCCGTACGGGGTGTTCGAAGGGATGACGATTTTCGACGCGGGGGCCAAGGTGGGCCAGGCGGCGATCGGGTACATCCCCACGGACCAGGAATGGCGGTTCGTGAATATCTATGAAGACACGGCGACCTCGATGCGGGCCATTGTCGAGAACATCGACAAGTCGGGCTTCACGCGGGACGAACCGTGGCGGCTGTCCGGCAGCAGCCTGCCGGAGCATGAGACGTACTTCTTCTATCTGCAGCGGATCTGCAACCACTGCACGTATCCGGGGTGCCTGGCGGCCTGTCCGCGGAAGGCGATCTACAAGCGGCCGGAAGACGGCATCGTATTGATCGACCAGAACCGGTGCCGGGGGTACAAGAAGTGCGTGGAGCAGTGCCCGTTCAAGAAGCCGATGTACCGGGGCACGACCCGGGTGTCGGAGAAGTGCATCGCCTGTTATCCGCGGATCGAGGGGAAGGACCCCTTGACGGGCGGCGAGCCGATGGAAACGCGCTGTATGGCGGCCTGCGTGGGGAAGATCCGCATGCAGAGCCTGGTGCGGATCGGCGAAGACGGGCTGTGGGCGGAAGACCGGTGGCACCCGCTGTACTACGCGATCCGCGTGGAGCAGGTGGCGTTGCCCTTGTACCCGCAGTGGGGCACGGAGCCCAACGGCTTCTACATTCCGCCGCGGCACGCGCCGCGGGGCTACAACCGGCAGATGTTCGGGCCGGGGGTGGACAACGCGATCGAGAAGTATCTCGTGCCGAGTCGGGAACTGTTGGCGGTGCTCCAACTCTGGAGAGCCAGCCAGCAGATCATCTTCCGGTACGACGTCATTCCGGGCCCGAAGGTGTTCGAGACTCAGATCCACGGGAAGCGGTTCGACATGTACAATGATACCGTGCTGGGCTTCAACAAGTCGGGGAAGGAAGTGGCGCGCATTCAGGTCGAAGAGCCGATCTATATTCGGCCGGCCGAACGCGTGAACTGGCTGTAA
- a CDS encoding flavodoxin/nitric oxide synthase — protein sequence MIRLWRLLLLCVTGCLATATTGQAADSLPIVNVLVAYHSLSGHTERMAGAVAEGARTVVRTQVTVKRVQQVTAEDIFAADAIILGSPVYWSNMAGEVKAFIDDWQFKFGVFPDFKLKNKVGAAFATGGQISSGKELTMLSILAAMLGNYMIVVSGGGAFGASATTEGDSPGLDEQELAAARDLGQRVANVAAAVKWGFAQGERR from the coding sequence ATGATTCGACTATGGCGACTGTTGCTTCTGTGTGTCACCGGCTGTTTGGCGACTGCAACCACCGGGCAGGCTGCCGATAGTCTACCGATCGTCAACGTGTTGGTGGCCTACCACTCACTTTCAGGCCATACTGAGCGGATGGCCGGGGCGGTGGCCGAGGGGGCAAGGACAGTTGTCCGCACGCAGGTGACGGTGAAACGGGTGCAGCAGGTCACGGCTGAAGATATATTCGCTGCCGATGCCATCATCCTTGGATCTCCCGTCTACTGGTCCAATATGGCCGGTGAGGTCAAGGCCTTTATCGACGATTGGCAATTCAAGTTTGGAGTGTTCCCGGATTTTAAACTCAAAAACAAGGTGGGGGCCGCGTTTGCCACCGGGGGGCAAATTTCCAGCGGAAAAGAACTGACGATGCTATCGATTCTGGCGGCGATGCTTGGGAACTATATGATTGTCGTCAGCGGGGGCGGGGCATTTGGAGCCTCTGCGACGACAGAAGGTGACAGCCCCGGCCTCGATGAACAAGAGTTGGCTGCTGCCCGTGACTTGGGGCAACGGGTGGCAAATGTGGCTGCCGCTGTGAAATGGGGATTTGCCCAAGGGGAAAGACGATAG
- a CDS encoding mechanosensitive ion channel family protein: MGLGILAGTVIAICVVVAAALIGVAYLSSRRGRPAPPLPFYAGSVALLFVIAALAARSELVESLPQMVRSGLDVAAWLGASFFLFTILDHLIIGEWLIDRGQRYIPDIVRHLLIGAEVVAAGVLILWLVMGINLVALVALPTVAAAMVGVALKDTLTRFFSGIELGKIVKIGDWITVLDREGIVTHIGMEHVTLLTRTQDLVSLPNDLVIQSGVTNFTRPTTTHLCSVYVEAAYRTAPDQVCATLIEAASSVPGVATDPKPVAMVTAFNESGIQYRIKFPILDYGRYPIIESLVRTYIWHAFVRKGIEIPFPQRVVHNIVDGDTAPKEQSIARIIAQLTAVDFLAMLDTKQIEVLAREARWESYLIGERVVRQGEPGAVLYVIVSGQADVRLEQGGLSSTVTTLSSGQFFGEMSLLTGEPRSATVVAATELSVVAVGKDALMRIVEDDRRLLERIGEVVARRQAATAAAKAQLSRDAAALSAVTHTRSLIERIQSFFWGDRKPMPSN, from the coding sequence ATGGGTCTCGGGATTCTAGCCGGCACGGTGATCGCGATTTGTGTCGTCGTGGCCGCTGCGCTGATCGGTGTGGCCTATCTGTCGTCCCGACGCGGCAGGCCGGCCCCGCCGCTTCCCTTCTATGCCGGCAGCGTCGCTCTGTTGTTCGTCATCGCGGCGCTGGCAGCTCGCAGCGAACTGGTCGAGAGCCTTCCGCAGATGGTCCGCTCCGGACTCGATGTCGCGGCGTGGCTCGGCGCTTCCTTTTTTCTCTTCACGATTCTCGATCACCTGATCATCGGCGAGTGGCTGATCGATCGAGGGCAGCGGTATATCCCAGACATCGTCCGGCACCTGTTGATCGGCGCCGAAGTCGTGGCTGCGGGGGTCCTGATCCTCTGGCTGGTCATGGGGATCAACCTCGTGGCCCTGGTGGCGTTGCCGACCGTGGCGGCGGCGATGGTCGGGGTCGCGCTGAAAGATACGTTGACCAGATTCTTTTCTGGCATCGAGCTGGGCAAGATCGTCAAGATCGGGGATTGGATCACGGTGCTCGACCGAGAAGGCATTGTGACGCACATCGGCATGGAACATGTCACGCTCTTGACCCGTACGCAGGATCTTGTGTCGCTACCCAATGATCTCGTGATTCAAAGCGGGGTCACGAATTTTACCAGGCCGACGACGACACACCTCTGCTCGGTCTACGTCGAAGCCGCCTATCGAACCGCCCCGGATCAGGTGTGCGCGACCTTGATCGAGGCGGCATCGTCCGTGCCGGGAGTCGCGACGGATCCGAAGCCCGTCGCCATGGTGACGGCGTTCAACGAATCGGGCATTCAGTATCGTATCAAGTTTCCGATTCTGGATTACGGACGGTACCCGATCATTGAGAGCCTGGTCCGGACCTATATCTGGCATGCCTTTGTACGAAAAGGCATCGAAATTCCGTTCCCTCAACGGGTGGTTCACAATATCGTGGATGGCGATACGGCGCCGAAGGAGCAGTCCATCGCGCGGATCATCGCACAACTGACGGCGGTCGATTTTCTTGCCATGCTGGATACGAAGCAGATCGAAGTCCTGGCACGGGAAGCGCGCTGGGAATCCTACCTGATCGGTGAGCGGGTGGTCCGCCAGGGTGAGCCAGGAGCTGTCCTCTACGTCATTGTGTCGGGACAAGCCGATGTGCGATTGGAGCAGGGGGGACTCAGTTCCACCGTCACGACCCTGAGCAGCGGGCAGTTCTTCGGCGAGATGTCGCTGCTGACAGGTGAGCCGCGCTCGGCCACAGTGGTGGCGGCGACGGAACTCTCGGTCGTCGCTGTAGGGAAAGACGCTCTCATGCGAATCGTGGAAGACGATCGGCGGTTGCTCGAACGAATCGGTGAGGTCGTAGCCAGGCGCCAGGCGGCGACGGCCGCTGCGAAGGCACAGCTGTCTCGTGATGCGGCGGCCCTCTCGGCGGTCACTCACACCCGCTCGCTGATCGAGCGCATTCAGAGTTTTTTCTGGGGAGACCGCAAGCCTATGCCGTCGAACTGA